A window of Ictidomys tridecemlineatus isolate mIctTri1 chromosome 1, mIctTri1.hap1, whole genome shotgun sequence contains these coding sequences:
- the LOC106145141 gene encoding protein RoBo-1 — MVTSVQASTLRSLPTLCIFMALVFSSVESYTCTECTGNACQSKPETCEASQGCFNNKQQFSQPGISPIITQDKGCFSRACTPLSFSATVRTGWTFVYENQCCKSEQCNKADIQLSPVSKEENGIVCPACFSDNGTFCTPQPLKCTGAETKCVEVTGKGVFNGVSSLTMSAMGCATESACNLKDINVIQTPTNIWTKCENPISESSQLTPIISSTLTSLLLLKVLL; from the exons ATGGTGACCAGTGTCCAGGCCTCTACCCTGAGGAGTCTCCCCACTCTCTGCATCTTCATGGCCCTGGTTTTCAGCTCTGTAG AGAGTTACACGTGTACGGAATGCACTGGGAACGCATGTCAGTCTAAACCGGAGACCTGTGAGGCCTCTCAGGGCTGCTTCAATAATAAGCAACAGTTTAGCCAACCAG GTATTTCACCAATAATTACACAGGATAAAGGCTGCTTTTCACGTGCGTGCACTCCCCTGTCCTTCTCTGCCACCGTGAGGACTGGATGGACATTTGTGTATGAGAACCAGTGCTGCAAGAGCGAGCAGTGTAACAAAGCAGACATCCAAC tgtCTCCAGTGTCCAAGGAAGAAAATGGCATTGTATGTCCTGCCTGCTTCTCTGACAATGGCACGTTCTGTACCCCACAGCCCCTCAAGTGCACAGGGGCAGAGACGAAGTGTGTCGAGGTTACAGGCAAAG GAGTGTTTAATGGTGTTTCTTCTTTAACGATGTCTGCTATGGGTTGTGCAACTGAAAGTGCTTGCAACTTGAAAGACATAAATGTAATACAAACTCCTACAAACATTTGGACCAAATGTGAAAATCCCATCAGTGAGAGCTCCCAGCTGACACCCATCATCTCGTCCACTCTGACTAGTCTCCTCCTGCTCAAAGTCTTGCTTTGA